Genomic segment of Candoia aspera isolate rCanAsp1 chromosome 2, rCanAsp1.hap2, whole genome shotgun sequence:
AGGAGAACTGGGCAATTAGGGGTAAATATATTAACacgtcttcagcaaaggatcgttaccttgttgtggtgctggagcttgagcacctcaatgatgccatgagctaaaccgtgaagggccacccaagacgggaaggacatgacagacaggtcagactaaatgtgatccctggggaaggtaatggcaacccaccccagtattcttgccgtgaaaactaaatggatcagtacaaccagagatatgtcggtataccatcggaagatgagactcccaggtcgaaaggtggtcaaaatgctactggggaggaacagaggatgagttcaactagccccagatgtgatgacgcagctagctcaaagccaaaaggacggctagcggctgacggtgctggtggtgaacggcaaatccgatgttctaaggatcaacacaccattggaacctggaatgtaagatctatgagccagggcaaattggatgtggttattggtgagatgtcaagattaagatagacattttgggcatcagtgaactgaaatggactggaatgggccactacacatcaaatgaccaccagatctactactgtggacaagaggaccacagaagaaatggagtagccttcataattaatagtaaagtggctaagtgcttggatacaatccaaaaaacgatagaatgatctcaattcgaattcagggcaagccatctaacatcacagtgatccaaatatatgccccaatcacagatgctgaagaagctgaagtagagcagttctatgaggatctgcagcacctactggacaacacgcctaaaagagatgttattttcatcatgggagactggaatgctaaggtgggcagtcaaacgacacctggagttacaggtaagcatggcctgggagaacaaaacgaagcaggacataggctgatagaattttgccaagacaactcactctgcataacaaacactctcttccaacaacctaagagacggctttatacatggacttcaccagatggacaacactgaaatcagattgactaaatcctttgcagccaaaggtggcggacatctatttgttgtttattcatttagtcgcttccgactcttcgtgacttcatggaagaagagattagggaagacccacagatcagctagatatgagctcactaatattcctaaggaatatgcagtggaggtgaagaatagatttaagggactggacttagtagatagggtcccggaagaactatggacagaagttcgcaacattgttcaggaggcggcaacaaaatacatcccaaagaaagagaaaaccaagaaggcaaaatggctgtctgctgagacactagaagtagcccaagaaagaaggaaagcaaaaggcaacagtgagaggcagagatatgcccagttaaatgcaaaattccagaggttagccagaagacataaggaattatttttaaacaagcaatgcacggaagtggaagaagacaatagaataggaaggacaagagacctcttccagaaaattagaaacattggaggtgaattccaggcaaaaatgggtatgatcaaaaacaaagatggcaaggacctaacagaagaagaagagatcaagaaaaggtggcaagaatatacagaagacctgtataggaaggataacaatatcggggatagctttgatggtgtggtcagtgagctagagccagacatcctgaagagtgaggttgaatgggccttaagaagcattgctaataacaaggcagcaggagacgatggcatcccagctgaactgttcaaaatcttgcaagatgatgctgtcaaggtaatgcatgctatatgccagcatatttggaaaacacaagaatggccatcaggctggaaaaaatcaacttatatccccataccaaaaaagggaaacactaaagaatgttcaaactatcgaacagtggcactcatttcacatgccagtaaggtaatgctcaagatcctgcaaggtagacttcagcaattcatggagcaaaaattgccagatgtacaagctgggtttagaaaaggcagaggaactagggaccaaattgccaatatccgctggataatggaaaaagccagggagtttcagaaaaacatctatttctgttttattgactattctaaagcctttgactgtgtggaccataacaaattgtggcaagttcttagtggtagggggataccaagtcatcttgtatgcctcctgaagaatctgtataatgaccaagtagcaacagtaagaacagaccacggaacaacggactggtttaagattgggaaaggagtatggcagggctgtatactctcaccctacctattcaacttgtacgcagaacacatcatgcgacaagctgggcttgaggaatccaaggctggagttaaaatcgctggaggaaacattaacaatctcagatatgcagatgataccactttgatggctgaaagcgaagaggaactgaggagccttatgatgaaggtgaaagaagaaagtgcaaaagctggcttgcagctaaacctcaaaaaaaccaagattatggcaaccagcttgattgataactggcaaatagagggagaaaatgtagaagcagtgaaagactttgtattcctaggtgcaaagattactgcagatgccgactgcagtcaggaaatcagaagacgcttaatccttgggagaagagcaatgacaaatctcgataaaatagttaagagcagagacatcacactgacaacaaaggtccgcatagttaaagcaatggtgttccccgtagtaacgtatggctgcgagagctggaccataaggaaggctgagagaaggaagatagatgctttggaactgtggtgttggaggaaaattctgagagtgccttggactgcaagatcaaaccagtccattctccaggaaataaagccagactgctcacttgagggaatgatattaaaggcaaaactgaaatgctttggccacctaatgagaagacaggacaccctggagaagatgctgatgctggggagagtggaaggcaaaaggaagaggggccgaccaagggcaaggtggatggatgatattctagaggtgacggactcatccgtgggggagctgggggtgttgacgactgacaggaagctctggcgtgggctggtccatgaagtcacgaagagtcggaagcaactaaatgaataaacaacaacaaaatattaataCGTATTGGGTAAAATAATCCAACTTCATTGTATACTGATAAGAGGTAAAGTATTAATGACTGACTAGGAATAAAAAAGTAattatgtaataataaaataaaatattaaggatgtgttgttgtttattcgttcagtcgcttccgactcttcgtgacttcatttCTCAGTGGAAAGAAGATTCTTAAGACAAAATCACAATCCATTTATGCAAGTTTGTATTGTGACtatatttgaaatgttttatataattttgtttgctttgccttaaaaataatattctataCAAAAGGGCAATTAGAATTTTCAGAGGATTGGAGCAACATCCCATTGAGGTACAGTAGTTGAGATATTTCAATTTAGGAAAAAGAAGTAAGTAAAAGAGAAAATGATATGTGTTTATGAAAGTATGCATGGGACTGATTAATtagtggaaaaaaacaaaacttctaaTAATTGATGGATAAGAGACATAATTTATACGAGTTCTGAAAAATATGAGTTGGAGAGTACCATCACCTTCCTGGTCCTCTTGTGGCTTCCCATTAGCGTCTGGTGAGCTCATATGGGACAAGAATGCTGCACCTGAAAGGCCTTTAGACTGATTCAGCAGGGCTGTTCTGCACAAGTTCTTGAGTTATATAACTTCAAGTTGTTGGCATATAAGCTACATCTTTACTTCTGCCTGCTTCCAAACACTAGATGACTACTTTTCATTTTGATTTCCTAATACAATACAATTTAATGCATAACCCCAAAGAAAGCTATGTATGTATGCAGAAAATGACAGTGTACTTAAAATACTTGTAACACTCTTCCTGGTAGAAGACAAGTATAATTCAGTCTATAAATTGGGTTAAAAATGTCATTCTTAGGTTTCTATGCAATTCCTGAGCTAAAAATTACTTCTCAGAAACAAAAGTTAATATGTATAATCTTCTACCAAATGTATAATTTCCCAGAGCAAATGAATGATAATCTATGATCCCTGAGGAAATAGATTATTTTTAGCCTGCAATCCCATAGAGTTGATGATTATATTACAATTCTACAGCCTCAGGGTGGACATCTAGGGGATCCAACCAAAGGCAGAAAGATGTTTACCCTTGGAGAGAGGGTTCTGTTTTGAGGCTGTCTTCCTAGCAGGCACAGAAAGCTCCAAGACCAATTATCTCTAATATTGGACAGCAGAAGGAACTGTGTTGAAGAATGGGTCAAGAGAAGCTGGGAATATTCCTTATTATGGCTCTAAGACAGCATCTTACGTGTGTTGGCCTGGGAGGGATTAATTCCCTTCCTTTTAAACCAATAAAACTGACTTGGAAGGAAAAACCCATATTCCTGATGTACTGCCTCTGCATTCACCTCTGTCATGAGCCTTGTAGGTTTCTGATAAGATGGTTACTCTGTTCCTAGCTCTCCCTGATATGGCAGGAAGGATTGGTATCATTTTTAGTTAATAATTCCATCATATGGGAAACTGTACAAGTAAACCAAACAATGTCGCTCATGCACATTGAACTTTGAAAATGGAGATGAGAAATACTAGAAGAAAATTGGGAAGATACAGGGAGATCTTTTCTCTCCCATGagatattttgtattattttcctGAAAAATTGTTCAGGAAGCTAAAAAGTCTTTGAGCCAAGCCTTTATATACTTACTATGTATTACTACTGCATCATTACTCCCATCAAATGCTTTCTCAGAATTACACAATGTGAAGACTTTTATATGACACTATATATAAAATACTCTTTTATGAAACACTCTACTCATTCCTCCTCCTGTATACTTGGGATAAGCAGTACACAAGTCTCAAATGTATATCTTCCTTTGAAAAGCATTACCATATCCCAGAGATTAGAGTGGTCCTGACCCTGCCAGACTTTGGCAAATTGCTGAAGACCTGGATGAGCTCCAGGACATGGGGGTTGGGAGGTTAGATGGCCTGGGAGGTAAGATGTTATTGTATTGTACAGTGCTTATTGGGTTTGTTCTTGGAGACCACTGtaggtcttttttaaaatgttttgtggaAATTactttttgtgttatttttaacgtgttgttgttagctgcccagagtcacatctgcGAGATGGGCAACcgtataaataaatgcagttttcAAAAGAGAAGGATTTATTGCCAACTTTGCTCTTATTAATAACTAGATTTTCTATTGCCAGAAGCAAATTCTTAGGAGAGTCTGGCCAATGGTTCTGCCTCCATCACTGTGAGCTTGGCTGGATCCACTCTCTACGTTGGGATGAACATCTATGAAAGTAAGCCTGCTGCACCTGTATAGGTCTTTCCTTGGTAGGTTATCCGATTGGCTGATGGTAAAGGATTCAAAATGATGGGGCAAGTTTGTGCATGCATGGTAGCCTTCCTTTTAATTCTTTGGGAATTAGGTATGGACCCATGTAGGATGCACTGATGGGGCCATGTCCCTACTCTTCACCTCCACAGTTacatctgttaatatgttttctactacagattaaggttactatggtaactaatcattttggcggggtGAAGCGggtgaatttaattgtccccttttcatgtgttaatggttgcattgcctaagggaggaacttgcctgaacttgttttagtttcagtttcccttctatgtaggcttgcagagaatatgcagctgagagaaatctctcctctcagcaaacagcctttaaatatgtttgttttctgtaaataaaattatttttatagaaatgcctggtgtgtgacttttctgatctctcctgggccaaaggctttctagcactctgccaacaacatCCACATGGAAAGTAACACCTAAAAAGGActaataagtttttttaaaaaaatctgagccTATAAAAGGGGAgttataaaatactttttaaaagatatttctcTATTAAAATGGAAACAGTACCATAAACAGTAATGCTATGGCACAAAATAAGCAATAATTTATGTTGCCATACATACCAAGGAATATTAGGAGCACACCAACTCCAACCTGAAGTGCAAGTGAGATGCTGATAAGGACAATCAGCGGAACATAAAATGAGAAGGTGGGTCCTTGTTCCATTACAGCTTTCAGTTGGGATGCATTGGCCATGAGCAAAGCAATATCCAGCATACTTTCTGCTGCACTTTTCTTATTGGCATAATGGTTCATGTTAATTTGTCTATGTGTCCGTGGCCACTGTCTTCGAGCCTGAAAGGCAAAAATATTCCCAAGACATGTATCAGCAATGATGTAGATAGCATTACAAACGTATCAGGAGAAGGATAGTCAATAACTTGTTAAAATTAGTTACATCTTTGTTTGTAACTAGAGTGTGAAAGATGAAAACAACTTGCCACAGAGAATGGGGCTGAAGGCAAGAATGCACTTCGACTGTTCAGACTAAGGAGATATCACATTGGCTTCTGCATGTTATATTAAAATaactcaaaatattaaaataaaaatatattaaaatgagaagatgaaaggagaaaaaaacatgtaGTATTTACACCAGGAATATAAGTGAGTCTGATCATGACCCAGTATTTGAGAAATGACAGGAAATGAGCGTAAGTGTCCATGCTtcagcattttttcttcttctctatttCATAAAAATTTTAACTATCCCATTACTGGGTGAAAATTATACCTTTTTTCTAAacacctttttttgtttttctagtggttaaggtgctgggctagaaaccaggagactgtgcgttctagccccgccttaggcatgaaaggtggctgggtgaccttggcccagtcactcactctcagcccaacccacctcacagggtggttgttgtggggaaaataggaggagggagtattaggtatgttagctgccttgaggtatttataaaaataataaaggcagggtagaaaataaataaataatcaataatAATCGTACCCTCAAGCAGCTTAGATCAAAACAGCTATTCACATGTCTTTGCTGACTTAGCCACTAAACATCAAGCATTTAGCATTAGCACACTGCTAAAGACCAAAAAGCCAGGCCAGAAAGCACTTTCTACTGAGATGAACACGTTTCCATTTTCCTCACTTAACTTCAATTTCTGTAGAATCTTTGCTTTACTAAATTAGTCATTttactagggaaaaaaaagtcacattaCAGCAGCAAATCAAGTAAGTACTGAAAGAAACAGCATGTCccattcaaaaagaaaagaaaatcactggATGCCCAGCTATGGTTTTTGTGGTAGTGTTTTGAAGGTAGTTAGCTGCTGAAACAGCTTCTCCCAACAAGCTTTGATCCAGGCCCGAGTCAACTATCATGTGTCCAGCGGAGAATGATCCTCTATTTCTCCATTTTGTTCTACTGTAAAGGGAAGAGATCTCTCATGAAACTGCCCATTGACAAAATCTGTTCCATTATCAGAATGTAACATTTGAGGCtttcttccatatttatttttcatgtaaGCAACAATTTGTCTGAATTCCTAAACACGTATTCTTATGcctcagttcttttttttttaatcttcaaaggCCAAGACTGGGAAGACTAAAACTATCATATGGAGATGTTCTTAGAAATCCTTGAATTATGGCAAATTATGGAAATGCAAAGAACTGGCCACAAATTGCAAATTGCTCCACATGTTAAGGTAGTAACTATGCTTGAGAGTCACATCGTATAAAAAGTATTGAAATAACTGAAATGCAAGCAATGCAGCACAACAGCAATATTTAGTGATGAAAAAAATCCCCATATTAACTCTGTTCCCTTCCCACTCAGTCAAATGGAGGAAACAGGCATGTTGTAATATCCTTTTATCAGGCGTCTTGTTTTGCTGTTTATATCTGATAAGGCATATGAAAAGAAAGGATTCCAAGAATAAAGCATACTGACAGCAAATAGTACTCTGTGTGGGATGTTCAAGAGTAAGCTCTTATCAGCATGTGGAACTGTCCTACAGAACAAATGGTGGCAGATACGCTGATCAAGCCACTGCCTGGAGACCAGTTCCAGGTATTCTAAGAGAGGACAGGAATCATGAGTGGGTGCCTGAGATCATGAGAAGGCGTGTTGGAGATTGTATCATTGCTTTGCACCTATGAGTTTGGTCAAATAGCCTCTAGAGCAATTGGGAAGAAATGGATAATGGGGCTGCCTGTTAGCACTCCCTGATAGCGGGTTAAGCCTGTACTCTGCACTCAGGTCAACTATATTACAAGcgttacttctttttctttccaaagagACCTGCACCATCATAATTACTTGCATTCTACACATGCTCAGAAGCacattctcttttttatataatgattaaaaattacagttgcaacaatacaaactaatacaaactaaaaagaaaaaaagaaaaaaaagaaaaggtgcagaaaagaaaaaaataaatcaaaatggaatcaaaagaaaaataagaacatagtaaagaaaaagaaatatatagtatatatattaagaattgactttccccttcatcacaagtataaacaattttagtaacttatcaccttctcttaaaatacaacaaatgatctctttttcccatatctcatctcttatctataaacaaatccttaaagcctcgtcattttagtcctgatatcagcaaaagtccattgttACCAGAGATaaaaacatatctattttaaccttgatcaaataaaccaacgttatattccttccttttacttttaacaatcttgatctttagtcagttcagataatgtcctagaacttgatttcttttcatttttcctttgtcccttctcataaaattcttcaaaattttaacaagcctcttttgtaactccaatataggaaaattagccaggtcactctcttggtttgttatttgtatatccagtgtagcatcttttcttttgtataaccagtgtagcatctttttccatatcattcttgtagcctgtcattttcaaatccactttcagatcagtctcaatcttgtcaggtaaaacttgttcctcttctataacatcttttaaacacaatctatctatagtggcagacactcttaaaattaacttctgggtccattgtttgaaaatatccttcaatatgtccaatgttaaaatattttgcttcattctgtatttgtaagtcaaatttaagtgttcttctttaattgtaatctttagtttcttctagttccctctagtttccaactttcaaagtcccatcctatcattttttaaaaaaagaattcaaaacaaaagcattttcccatgggaagaattcttataattaattccaaaatcttatttcaaatccatctggacccttagtccatttgtaactttccaaaatcaaagttctaatcacccttttgctgtttattccaaaacaatatttttttaaaaaatccttaaacttgtatttaaaacttctttcgctaatgattgaaggaaactcatctggtGTTTTtggacttgttgatccaaagtttcctaatagctgaaaagcaattaacaagcaatttccaaaaatgattaggaaagaaagtatgcaaacttagtgtcctttcaaaggtgctgaccgtggtttgagcaagatggctattcccttgtcccAGAGCAATAAacttttagcagagctgtcttcagttcaccatttcttccccagaagtcactCAGAAGCACATTCTCTAAGGAAGGGCTCTGCTGAGTTCAGTTATCTAATAATTACACTCCACTGGTTTTACAGTTACTCAGTCATCACTTATCTTCAGGACATTTTCTGATAATGATACAATATGTAGTAAATCAGGGAACATATAATCTCTTTTAAAGACAAGCTTAGTCCCGGGAGGATGCATTGCATTATGAATAGAAAGAACACAAATGGGACATTGTGATGATGGAATAGAAGACATATTGTTCAGCATATACTGTTTCAGAAATTTTTGATGGAAACATCATCTGTTTCcatcaaaaatatgtttttgagaTTGAGGACAATCTCATTGTAATGAGGACACAATTAAAGTCATGTTGATCTCAGAAAATTAGCATTTTAtccttcaaaatttaacaaaatgCATTCATTGGAATTATGCACAAAAATATATGTAGCTATTTACAAGACTGCTTTTGCAATCAAGATAATAACTGTGTTTTGGAACTTATGCAGAAGATAGTTTCCCTGTTTAAGACATATACTCAAGATTGCACACAATATTAATTCAGGGAAATATCCCCCAACTTTTACAACTTCGCAGCATTTCAAAAAATTCCGTCTAatcttttttcaatatatttgtcAGAAAATCCATTAGGTGTTGAAAGGAGCAAGAGTGAGTAAgggatttgtttatttaacattttAGGTTAGGTGGAGACCTAAGTGTTAAACCACAGCAAGGGATTTCATCATTTAGCCAATCACTAATGTAAATACTGACCTTTTAATACTATAAGCATTATTTAATGGTTTTTCCTAGACTTCAGGTGTTTAAACACTAACTCAGGTCTAGTCTGTATGAATAGTGACATTATTGGTTAAGATGAAAATGGCTGGGTGTCACTGAATAAGAGCCACAAAGTGAAATGTTGGTCTTCTATGAAAGAAGCTTTGTTTAAATCAAAGCAAGGGCATCAAATGAGGATTCgtatattgcactaagccatccAGCACTTCCTTTGGATTCATCCTACTGTACTGtgtaacactgacttgaagacttTAGTAGGTTTGCCTACCATATTGAGGACAACACTAAAAATGCAGGATCAGGACCTAATGGGGGGAGGTGTTGGGGCTTTTAATGGGCGAAATGGGAGCCT
This window contains:
- the NINJ1 gene encoding ninjurin-1, producing the protein MGTTPDSHEMNGLTVGNGNGDATPPDEARRQWPRTHRQINMNHYANKKSAAESMLDIALLMANASQLKAVMEQGPTFSFYVPLIVLISISLALQVGVGVLLIFLVKYDLNNPTKHAKLDFLNNLATGLVFVIVVINIFITAFGVQKPSPTEQKG